From Danio aesculapii chromosome 9, fDanAes4.1, whole genome shotgun sequence:
agacatgaacattattgagcatgtctggggtaagatggaggaggcactgaagatgaatctaaagaatcttgatgaactccgggagtcctgcaagaactctttctttgccattccagatgactttattaatattaataagttatctgagtcattgcagagatgtatggatgcagtcgtccaagctcatgggagtcatacaccatAATAATTCTttatccactgcaccatgactttatattccatatgctgtacattatttctgttaagtgacaagacttttgtcttaaagtcagaccttactgtcctaattaaatcattaaaaatcaaggcatggtcatattttattttggtgaaataattgtaatctaaaggcctttgcctttcatataagccacttctgataccaaatgatcaactagaagtcaagttattatttgtcgttcctaaaactttgataggcgacaagatttttgtcaggtagtatacaaCTCATTGTGTGGTCTTTATAATTTGACTGATCAAGTTAAGATCATATCAACAtattatgttttctttaaatTTGTTTACAGTTTTTGAAAGTCTTACTTTTACTTGTCAAACTTGCAAACACCTAGATTAATTTGTTAACAAACTTTTTGTTTGTAAATTGTTACCAGCCATTCTTATACACTTGCTTGTGATCAGTTCTATATTAAATTGTCTatgttatacattttaatttgcaTTTGCTTTATAGTTGGACAAGGAGTTGAAGGGATGTCGAAAAGTGAGACAGAGGAGATGATTGAAATTGAGATCGATGGACGGGAGAAACAGGAGTGTTTAGAGGAAGGGTAAGCGATTTCAGtcctcctcctcttttcctcTCTGTAGGATGAATCACTTCATTGACTAATAAGCATCTTGTGCCTGTGAAATGATGCTTTTCATTTGACCGAACGCCAGGATCGAGGAGCAAACCATCACAGCAGCTGAACTGATCACTCAGGACATTGACATCAATGAGCCGATCGGGAACCTGAAGAAGCTGCTGGAGCCTCGTCTTCAGGTCCCGCTGGATGGATATGACATTTGTCTGCAGGACATCCTAGTATGTGTTTCTGTTTGAACAGACTCTTATTTGAGTGCACTCATTGTGCTGACGctcatctgttttgttttttttccctcgtAGTTGCATCCTGATCACAGCTTGTTCGATCAAGGAGTGAAGACAGATGGCACAGTACAGCTCAGTGTGCAGATCGTCACGAAACCGGGTAACTGTTTACAGTGATCTCATGTTGCTGTTGGACAAATCTCAACTTGTCAACATGCCCTTCAGACAGAAATTCAAATATTTGGGTGGTTTTACGTGTCCTGCGGTGGGACGtgctgttttaaacaacactttgCTAATTCTTTTGTAATTATGCATGCAGCTTTTATGAGTTCATGATAATTGAGAGATTAGAGGAATATTTGCATGTTTAAAAACTGCCAGAGAGAGGACTTAAATTGAAGTTGTGAAAGCATAGAAGGTTAGAGATGAACATCTAATGAAATTACAAGTTAATTTACACAATTACAggaggggaaataagtattcaaaacGTCaccttttttctcagaaaacatatatgtaaaggtgctgttgactattttcaccagatgttcaattcaattcacctttatttgtatagtgcttataattataattaatgtagattgtgtcaaagcagcttcacataaaaggtcatagtaaataggaacagtgtagttcagtttgtagtgtttaagttcagttcagttgtgctcagttcagtgtggtttaataatcactactgagagtccaaacactgaagagcaaaaccattgatgtgcagctctatagatcccgaaccatgcaagccagtggcgacagcggagagggaaaaaaacttcaccaaatggcggaagtgaagaaaaaaaaacttgagagaaaccaggctcagttgggcaccaccattttaatttctccgctggccaaacgtcttgtgcagagctgcagtctcagtggcggatgttgataacaatcaaagaaatccaaatatgaaaatataaccaatctaattagtttaaaatgaagttgtgtgtattaaaatgaaatgacacaggagaaatattgaacacataaagactGGGAGCTGTAGAAAGTCAGTGAAAGCCAAGACAGGAGCTGAATAAAGTTATtctcagaagttattcagcaaccctttgctctttgtcagtgtaaattaatattcactgcttcaGTCTAAcgtctacattatcaggatgatgaagatgaaaccagagtggacattttagcaagacaatgatccaaaacacagccaaggaaactctcaaattgtttcagaaaaagaaaatcaagctgtagaatggcccagccaatcacctgtctcaaatccaaaagaaaatacaaaacaaagatcagatttgatcatgagccatcaagatttttactgttgatttctgtgaaaacaaatcacacctgagcaatgcatgtgacctTATTCTTCATATGAGattcatctttaagctgccatcaagatttttaaaagttattagaTCTATTCTTCTATGATTAAATCTATTCTGTGCACATTTATTTGATCAAGAATggaattaaaactgtaaaatattattagtttaaaatCCAGATTTCTTATGGAATgtatttaaaagctttttttatgcctgtgatttaaagctgaatttccagCATCATTACTCCGGTGTTCAGTGTCACTTAATTCTTCAGGATTGGTGATATGATGATCTGCTgctcaagaaatatttattttcgcCAGTGTTGAAATCTGTTGGgctgctttatatttttgtggAAAGAGTGATACAGGATTATTGAAAGTGTTTACTCGTATGATGTACCAATAATGTATTTATGGTTTTCATTTGGACACATTAAATTGTTCAAGAGTGAAAGTAAAGATaatcattaaacattaaaattcatataaatgctgttatttagacctgtcacaataatcaatatatcgatcCTGCAATAtttggacatgacctcaataatttttttgcgttgcaatatatatttacagattcacaaattaataattaattaattaattaattaatggcataaaatgatctcaaaatgacaatattatAGCTTATCaaaacaatttctgtgacaatatatcgcacaacaaaaatttctgattgtgacaggcctattgtTATTTTGAACTTTACACAAAACGATGCTGCAGGAAAACGGTTTTCAACTtagaaaaattgtaaaaatcattAATAACAGATGAGCAGCagcaataatcattcattaattttctttattagtccctttattaatccggtgtcgccacagcggaatgaactgccaacttatccagcccatgggttgcagctagaagggcatctgctgcgtaaaacatctctgggaaacatccatacacactgattcacactcatacactacggacaatttagcctacccaattcacctgtaccacatgtctgtggactgtggaggaaaccagagcacccgtagTAAAtttacgcgaacgcagggagaacatgcaaactccacacagaaaccccaactgacgcagccgaggctcgaaccagcgaccttcttgctgtgaggtgacagcagtacctactgcgtcgcctcagcagcaataataattgttaaattaattataataggGCAGCAAATATATGGGGCATATTATCTGAAGGACCATGTGATACTAAACAATGGAGTAAtgactgctgaaaattcagctaaattaataaaatattaaacaaaattcaaaaggaaattaatttgaaatgtaatatttttactgtattatttttgTTCTAATAAAGATAACAACAAAACTTCTTACTGACACCAGACATTTGACTCATAGAGTTAATTGAATGCTGAGCTAAGTCTGCGCTCTGTTTTAGGTGAAGAGAAGCTGAATATTCTGGAGATTGtgaagccagtggagacagtggaGGTGGTGATTGATCCAGACGCTGCTGCTGGTGAGGAAGCTCATCTGGTGGAGGATGGACATGTGATTGCTGTGGAGCGAGCGGCCCTTCCTGATGAGACCTCAGAGCAGGTGACCCGCTGGGCGGCAGCACTAGAAGGCTACCGCAAGGAGCAGGTTCGACTGAACATTCCCTATGGTGAGtgctttgtctgtgtgtgtttgagagttaAATGTAAATGCTAATTAGTACTGAAAGGTTTGGGtcaaaagttcattcatttatttttttaaagcacataaTTTATGCCAGGGctgcattttatttgattaaaaaatacattaaaatagaatgttattttatactgtaatattatttcacattattacattttaaaatttatcagggtatctgcggggtcttaaaaagtaaaaaaatgtcttaaatatcaaaatctaaatgttaggccctaaaaaaatcttacatttaccgaaatattgtgttgtaggtcttaaatcttccTTTGCTCATGTACTCCTACCCAATATggcaaaacccatacaatcaccaacgaTCCATCTCACTAAAACttgaaactttttatttaaaatatagtttttaactCTACCAAAATGGTTTAATTATtgtccttacaataacatttgtttaaaagtccTCCATGTATTaactgctgaggacactgacctggacaatTGGTtttgcatagatttagtttattgtagttttttaaaacttaaaacatttgttcattttttgaatcattttaaagAACGTTTATGTTAGAAAAAGTGTATAATACAAGTAGAGCTTGTgtgttacaatatttaaaatatttagctaagaaatatctaaaatattacaatttttttattattaatttattattaaattacaataaaaatcttTTCTATCTGGGACATTTGAAATTCATTTGTGTTTAGCCtattatgagtctaaaatttcattcataacggtcttaaatttaactttgtgaaacctgcagaaaccctgatttattttcaaatgtattgTCATGGCACATCTGAATTTTCAGCAGCTGTTTGTTCAGCTTTCAGTGTCAAAAATCATTCTGCCAGAATATTCTTCATAAGTCATTGTAAAACAGACTTTTTGTGGAAAATACACAATAATGAAAGAATTTTTGATGAAAGCAAAAGTTCAAAGAAcagcagttattaaaaatatatatttaaaatctgtGTGTAAtcactttaattttatataatattattaatttatttcaaattgATTTTACTGACTGCACATTTTTGAGCAGCAGTGTATGTATTTGTTAtactcctttttttttattttttatttttatttattttttaattaaaaacggGGAAATGAACCAAAGCGCCATTACAGTAGATTTTATGCTAAAACACAGTTCGCCCAGAAATTGACCAACCATTCACTCTCCCTTATGTTGTTTCAAgtctaaatgatttttttttttttcggttgaacaaaaaaatatagtatatagtatgaaAAAAGTAAGTCAGTGGCTCTGTCAGCTGTTTTCCAGcaatgttcaaaatatcttctattgtgttcaacatcAGATGCAAACACATagatgagtgtgagtaaatgatgacgttatttatttatttttatccctTTAACACGGTAAATGCTTCTGTCTGTCAGACCCCGTGCAGTGGACAGCAGATCAGGTGATCCACTGGGCAGTTTGGGTGATGAAGGAGTTTGGCATTGATGAAATGGAGGTGGGTGGCATTCACATCCCAGGACGACAGCTCTGTGGCTTCAGCCAGGAGGAGTTCCTGCAGAGAGTGCCCAGCGGCGAGATCCTGTGGAGCCACCTGGAGCTTCTGCGCAAGTGTACGCTTCACAAACAAAACActcatttgtatgttttgtgtgtatTCTATTTTCAGCCTGTTTTCAATTTCTCCAATGCTCTGTGCAGATGTACTTGCGAGTCAGGATCAAAGTCAGGAAGCAACAGTCACCATTGATCAACGTGAGTATCAGTACATCCTGAAGCATCTGCTTGATTTCCTCAACAAAAGCACTTTTTGTTGAACCTACACATGACTGGAGCTTGAAGGGCAGTTTTGTGTCTCCAGGCTAGACTTCTGTTTTTTGATGAAAGgagcttgttgttgttgttgtgggtaACAGAGTTTGTTGATGTTCTCCAGCGGTGCAGATCATTCCTGCTCCTGTACAGCAGGCCACACCTACAGCCATTAAAGTGATGAAGCACAACAAAACACCACGAGCCCCTCGCATCTCAGGAGAGGAGCGCAGTTCCCCAGGCAACCGCACAggtacacacaaacactcagacaacaaaacatATTCAGCTCAGCTTGTTCAAATTACATGTCattttattaatacaaaaaaaggtaaagaaatattttgttagttaatatggaaatacaattaatggaaagTGTTTACATGGCATGGCAATGTTTACTTGGCATGAAATtgttagtatttgttttattttatgaaggtctgataatattttttccaaataattacaataaaattgctGTTATTTAGaggatgtttttaaaagaaaaatctaaattggtcaaaataacatttaatttaatttgtcgtAATTCAAAGtaagggttattccaccaaatattgatctTCCGAAAATAAgacattggtattgtgttgtcgaaaaatgaacatttaatttcaaatttaaaagctATCTAACCCTGCAGGTTTACAGCTGAATTTGTTAAGTGTTACTCCTCAGAATTAACACCTCTAATAAAAGATATGTATGAGGAGGTTTTTGAAAAGGAAACACTACCCCCAACTTTATATCAGGTGGTGATTTTAGTAAATTTAAAGAAGGGTAAGCACCCAACTGACTGCCAGTTACCGACTGGTATCATTAATTTCTTTAGATACCAAAATACTTTCTAAAATTCTTGCTAATCGTTTACAAAAAGTAATCTCAACCATAATATATTCTGACCAGGTTGGATTTATACAAAACAGACACTCCACTGATAATATTAGACGCCTCATCAATGTTATGTTGGCAATCTGGAATGACAGTTCACCCATTGCAGCAGTGTCACTAGATGCAGATAAGACCTTTCATTGTGTTAAAAGCTATTTAACCAAGAAATACGTTttttgagcatcaaatcagctcagctcagcttgctggaatgatttctgaaggattgtgtgacacagtatttgaatttttaaatatatatatatatatatatatatatatatatatatatatatatatatatatatatatatatatatatatatatatatatatatatacacagtgctcagcatatacaagtacattCCTCACATAATaagaagctctacaatattatatttgtggatatacactagattgtctgtctgtctgtgtcctatctatctatctatctatctatctatctatctatctatctatctatctatctatctatctatctatctatctatctatctatctatctatctatctatctatctatctatctatctatctatctatctatctatctatctatttatttattggttgcttgaaaaatgtaattttttttgttttctggacTTCCTTCTTCCTCTCATTAGGGCTGACggttaatcaaaaagtaatctaaatcgACATTCCTAACCAaaaatcgatctaatttttctaagtctattttttttcaattactcaccttcatgtagagtcacgtgaccctgcgctatttgttacttttgtgttacttttcactacattgacgatgattagAAGCTGTGCTGGAGATGCTTTGAGACAGCACATTTACCattatttgtttacagaaaattcaagaaatgcactttttaaaatgtcatttacaggatatacaatagttattttatttagaagagacactgcttattttctgcttttatgaaaaacattgaaaataatttctttatttccAAAAtggcaagttatttattttcactattttataagaaaaaagtgactgttcattttaggcagtgtgtgtttaatttcagttgttcaacagtGATGTTCAAAAATttatcatagatagtagatagtgtgtgtttccttcaattattttaaatcattaaaaagtaatgcacccttcattcagaaatctcttgcttgtaatatgtgagcatagatactgtacaaaagctgtcagtcaactatgagggcaaaaacataaaacaattaaataaaataatcgtttattaatcgtaataatcgagattttaattttaggccaaatcacccagcccaaATCACAAATCATCATTTTCTATTCCTGAGCCTTCTCTTGTACCAGAGAAAACACCCTGCACAATGATTGTAGAGTTATACATCATGCGTGTTTCCTCTCAGGTAACAACGGTCAGATTCAGCTGTGGCAGTTCCTCCTGGAGCTGCTGACGGATAAAGACTCTCGCGACTGCATCTCCTGGGTGGGCGAAGAAGGCGAGTTCAAACTCAATCAGCCTGAGCTGGTGGCTCAGAAATGGGGTCAGCGCAAGAACAAGCCCACCATGAACTACGAGAAGCTAAGCAGAGCTCTCAGGTGCGGGATTCTTCTTCTTGGCTCTTTAATTGGCGGTTGGCATACagctttaaaatgcatttcttgCCACCTCCTGATTAGCTGCCTGGACCAGAAGTGATATTTCTACCCGTGTACTCTTACTTATTTAGATTCTATTATATAACCCAGTCTCCCTACATCTCTTATCTCCTGCTCCactacaaaaataatattaaaatctatgATTTCAATGTTAGTCTCCATATCTGTGATCATCTTATTCCAGGATTATCACTTCCTTAGCCGTTTTAAAGAATCGCACAGTCATTCTTATTTCAAACCTCTTCCCATTACAGGTACTACTACGACGGAGACATGATCAGCAAAGTGCAAGGCAAGCGATTCGTCTACAAGTTTGTGTGCGACCTGAGGACTCTGATTGGCTACAGCGCCGCCGAGCTCAACAACCTGGTGACTGAGTGCGAACAGAAGAAACTGGCGCGGGTGCAGCTGCAGGGCCTCGGTCAGCCTGTAAACACAGTCACTTTGGCCACCGCCACAGGTCAACCCGTCACCACAGTCACTCTGGCCGCCGCCGCGCTGGACAAAGACAGCTGAGGAGAGACTCCCAGCCAATCAGGAGGAAGACAGGAGCAATCCGGGTTTGATATTTGACTTTGGGCCAGGGTGGGAGAACAGCGGGTTTGTAAGCAGATGtgcgctttgtgtgtgtgtgtgtgtgtgtgtgtgtgcatgaatgaatgtgtgtgtgtatgtgagaaaaGTATAGATGATAACGTATGAGCTTTCAGTTTTTTGTATGCTTGTTCTCTGACTGCAGGGTAGCATCGGCTATATTTCCATTGTATATAACTCTCTGTTTTTGATAGCCACGTGGGCGCAGTGTATTTTGATATTTTCCATTTGTAAaggatctttttcttttttttatttttattttcgagTGTCCGATTCCCTCAAGGTGAGGTACTttttactgtccaccagagggcaATAAAGAGACAGTTGGTTTTTTTGAATTTCATGACTCTTGCGTAATGCAGCAGGGAAAAAAACACACaggctgcatcccaaatggcacactatgctcTTATCCACTATGTAATTATGCACtttcacactcaacagcatagtatataaaCGTaatgttgtcccaaatggaacactaatgtttttttttaaaccctaaccctaaaataaatgagcaaactACCAAATagctgccatgagtataaccgcattcaccatcaggaggagGTATAATCCGTCTCATAGGAGAGtactgctttcacaatccaaactaaataaagtaatccaacatcagtgccttaaagctccgccccttccgctatgtgAGCGAAGTGTGGCTGTTGAGTGTGAAGTGTTCAACATTACACACTTATTTTTACTGGTTGAATAAGGGCATCATCTGGGTATTAAAAGTGcacttactgtttttttttttagttttcagtgtgaatgcaccacttaatttatactataaaatagcgtagaatagtgcataagtatgcgatttgggacgcatcTACAGACATATGGAGTTaatctagggcagtgtttcccaaccctgttcctggaggcattaacttcaggtgttggagtctcttatgatgttatgataagctgattcaggtgtgtttgattagagagaggtggaaaatgtggactgttggtgtgccttcaggaacagggttgggaaacactgatctagggccatatatacttgcaaattAAAGGAAagttttgcaaaagaaaaaaatttaatattgagCTCCGATCTCCAAAAGTCGAAAAGTGAaacttttttatttgcagtttttttgttataaattttCGCTTTGCGGTTTCTggagatttacatttattttgcaagtatatatatatatacacatgtatggcCCTAGCATGACTTCGTACAAACACACCCTT
This genomic window contains:
- the gabpa gene encoding GA-binding protein alpha chain codes for the protein MSKSETEEMIEIEIDGREKQECLEEGIEEQTITAAELITQDIDINEPIGNLKKLLEPRLQVPLDGYDICLQDILLHPDHSLFDQGVKTDGTVQLSVQIVTKPGEEKLNILEIVKPVETVEVVIDPDAAAGEEAHLVEDGHVIAVERAALPDETSEQVTRWAAALEGYRKEQVRLNIPYDPVQWTADQVIHWAVWVMKEFGIDEMEVGGIHIPGRQLCGFSQEEFLQRVPSGEILWSHLELLRKYVLASQDQSQEATVTIDQPVQIIPAPVQQATPTAIKVMKHNKTPRAPRISGEERSSPGNRTGNNGQIQLWQFLLELLTDKDSRDCISWVGEEGEFKLNQPELVAQKWGQRKNKPTMNYEKLSRALRYYYDGDMISKVQGKRFVYKFVCDLRTLIGYSAAELNNLVTECEQKKLARVQLQGLGQPVNTVTLATATGQPVTTVTLAAAALDKDS